A portion of the Streptococcus urinalis 2285-97 genome contains these proteins:
- a CDS encoding DUF2815 family protein: MTTKVQTTKVITGKNTRFSYLNANEPKSINGSTPKYSVSLIIPKDDIETVDKIKAAIELAYKEGESKLKGNGKSVPALSILKTPLRDGDLERPDDETYRNAYFVNANSPHKPGVVDGNRQEIIDTSELYSGIYGRASISFYAFNSNGNKGIACGLNNLQKLRDGEPLGGRTRAEDDFATDDDDDFLN; encoded by the coding sequence ATGACAACTAAAGTACAAACTACAAAAGTAATCACTGGTAAAAACACACGCTTCAGCTACTTGAATGCCAATGAACCTAAGTCCATTAATGGAAGCACGCCAAAGTACAGCGTCTCTCTTATCATTCCAAAGGATGATATTGAAACTGTCGATAAAATCAAAGCAGCCATTGAGCTTGCCTACAAGGAAGGCGAGTCCAAACTCAAAGGTAATGGAAAATCTGTCCCAGCACTTTCTATCCTTAAAACTCCACTCCGTGATGGTGACCTTGAGCGTCCTGATGATGAAACTTATCGCAATGCCTACTTCGTCAATGCCAACTCACCACATAAACCTGGTGTTGTAGACGGTAATCGCCAAGAGATTATCGATACTTCTGAGCTTTACTCAGGCATCTACGGTCGTGCGTCTATCTCCTTCTATGCCTTTAACTCTAACGGTAACAAGGGTATCGCCTGTGGTTTGAATAATCTCCAAAAACTCCGTGATGGAGAGCCACTCGGTGGACGTACTCGTGCTGAAGATGACTTTGCGACTGATGACGATGATGATTTCTTGAACTAA
- a CDS encoding DUF2800 domain-containing protein, with protein sequence MTNHAILSAYASHRWLNCPPSVRLTESMPDVTSEFALEGTDAHELCAYLVEKSLGRKARDPTEDLSFYNEEMQTCADEYRNYVMEQVEKAKGYSRDPTILVEQRLDFSKWVPEGFGTGDCLIVADGLLQVIDYKHGLGVLVDADHNPQMRCYALGVLEMFDVLYDFDKVTMTIFQPRKNNISTFEMDKVELLEWAKNELSPKADLAFKGEGEMTSGKHCQFCKLKNVCRKRAEHNLALAKMEFADSATLDYEDIAEILPKLDLLVSWVNDIKAYALKEAAEGHTIPGYKLVEGRSVRKFSDEAAVSQAVIKAGFDPYEKKLLTITAMTKLLGKKTFNDLLGGLIVKPSGKPTLVPIDDSRQELNLATNEFKED encoded by the coding sequence ATGACTAACCATGCCATCCTATCTGCTTACGCATCCCACCGTTGGCTCAACTGTCCGCCTTCTGTTCGTTTAACGGAAAGCATGCCAGATGTTACCTCTGAGTTCGCCCTTGAGGGAACTGACGCTCACGAGCTTTGTGCTTATCTTGTTGAGAAATCACTAGGCAGAAAGGCGCGTGACCCAACTGAGGATTTGTCCTTCTACAATGAAGAGATGCAAACGTGTGCAGATGAATATCGCAACTACGTCATGGAACAGGTAGAAAAAGCTAAAGGCTACTCTCGAGATCCTACAATTCTAGTTGAGCAACGTCTGGACTTCTCCAAATGGGTGCCAGAAGGTTTCGGTACTGGCGACTGTCTGATTGTGGCAGACGGACTGCTTCAAGTCATCGACTACAAGCATGGACTAGGCGTTCTAGTTGATGCAGACCATAACCCACAGATGAGGTGCTACGCTCTTGGGGTTCTTGAGATGTTTGATGTCCTCTATGATTTTGATAAGGTCACCATGACCATCTTTCAACCACGGAAGAATAACATCTCCACCTTTGAGATGGATAAAGTTGAACTCCTTGAGTGGGCGAAAAACGAACTCTCACCTAAAGCTGACCTTGCCTTTAAGGGCGAGGGAGAGATGACCTCTGGTAAACACTGCCAGTTCTGTAAACTCAAGAATGTCTGTCGCAAACGTGCGGAGCATAACTTAGCACTCGCCAAGATGGAGTTCGCAGACTCTGCTACTCTTGATTATGAAGACATAGCAGAGATTTTACCTAAGCTGGACTTACTGGTTTCGTGGGTAAATGACATCAAAGCCTATGCTTTGAAAGAAGCTGCTGAAGGACACACCATTCCTGGATATAAACTTGTAGAAGGACGTTCGGTTCGTAAGTTCTCAGACGAAGCTGCCGTCAGTCAAGCCGTGATTAAAGCTGGCTTTGACCCTTACGAAAAGAAACTCCTAACTATCACTGCCATGACTAAACTTCTTGGCAAGAAAACCTTTAACGACCTGCTTGGTGGTCTGATTGTAAAACCAAGCGGTAAACCAACACTCGTTCCTATTGACGACAGTCGTCAAGAATTGAACCTAGCTACCAACGAATTTAAAGAGGATTAA
- a CDS encoding VRR-NUC domain-containing protein: MREKVVERKLVSEVRKRGGICPKWVSPSFAGVPDRLVFFPNGKIGMVEVKAPGEKPRLLQVSRHRLFERLGFKVHVLDSVEKIGEVLDEIETT, encoded by the coding sequence ATGCGAGAAAAAGTTGTTGAGAGAAAGTTAGTGAGTGAAGTCAGAAAGCGTGGTGGGATTTGTCCTAAGTGGGTGTCACCATCTTTTGCAGGAGTACCGGATAGGTTGGTGTTTTTTCCTAATGGCAAGATTGGCATGGTGGAAGTAAAAGCCCCTGGTGAAAAGCCACGTTTGTTACAAGTCTCTAGGCACAGACTATTTGAGCGATTAGGTTTCAAGGTCCATGTGCTAGACAGTGTTGAGAAGATCGGAGAAGTGCTAGATGAAATTGAAACTACATGA
- a CDS encoding DEAD/DEAH box helicase — translation MFDRYEISKVLVITPLRVANTVWSDEIEQWEELKHLRFSKIVGTPKQRRAALEQDTDIYIVNRENLPWLVEQCSPYFKWDMVVIDELSSFKSWQSKRFKAFMAMRPYMKRVVGLTGTPSSNGLMDLFAEFKVIDGGERLGRFIGEYRSRYFREGRRNGNIVYDYIPMDYAECQIYDKIDDITISMKAMDYLEMPELISTRKIVHLTDKEKADYNQFKKEYVFSDLENGEVTAANAASLSNKLVQIANGAVYSDDHQVVRLHDQKLDALEDIIEAANGEPVLVAYWFKHDLQRIEQRLANLKVKGTVLKTEDDIREWNKGNISVGLLHPASAGHGLNLQKGGHHLVWFGLTWSLELYQQTNARLWRQGQQSETVVIQHIVTEGTIDEEILKALENKDAQQSRLIEAVKAQVGGMNG, via the coding sequence ATGTTTGACCGCTATGAAATCTCAAAGGTATTGGTAATCACACCCCTTCGTGTCGCAAACACGGTATGGAGTGATGAGATTGAGCAGTGGGAGGAACTGAAGCACTTACGCTTCTCCAAGATTGTGGGAACACCCAAACAAAGGCGAGCTGCCCTTGAGCAAGATACGGACATCTACATAGTCAACCGTGAAAATCTCCCCTGGCTTGTAGAACAATGTAGCCCCTATTTCAAGTGGGATATGGTGGTTATTGATGAGCTCTCGTCGTTCAAGTCTTGGCAGTCCAAACGCTTCAAAGCTTTCATGGCGATGCGTCCTTACATGAAGCGTGTCGTTGGATTGACTGGAACACCGAGTTCAAATGGGCTAATGGATTTGTTTGCGGAGTTCAAAGTCATCGATGGCGGCGAGCGCTTGGGTCGATTCATTGGGGAATACCGTAGTCGTTATTTCCGAGAGGGACGTAGGAATGGCAATATCGTCTATGACTACATCCCTATGGACTATGCGGAGTGCCAAATCTATGACAAGATTGATGATATCACTATCTCTATGAAAGCCATGGATTATCTAGAGATGCCCGAGCTGATTTCGACAAGGAAAATAGTTCATCTCACTGATAAAGAAAAAGCAGATTACAACCAGTTCAAGAAAGAGTATGTTTTTTCTGATCTTGAAAATGGTGAGGTGACAGCTGCCAATGCGGCTAGTCTTTCAAACAAGCTGGTGCAGATTGCAAATGGTGCTGTTTACTCTGATGACCATCAAGTGGTGAGACTACATGACCAAAAACTAGATGCTCTTGAAGATATCATCGAAGCAGCAAACGGTGAGCCAGTTCTGGTCGCTTATTGGTTCAAACATGACCTTCAGCGTATTGAGCAACGTTTGGCAAATCTCAAGGTTAAGGGGACAGTCCTTAAAACTGAGGACGACATCCGTGAGTGGAATAAGGGGAATATTTCTGTTGGTCTTCTACACCCAGCAAGCGCTGGTCACGGTCTGAATCTTCAAAAGGGTGGGCATCACTTGGTTTGGTTCGGTTTGACTTGGTCATTGGAGTTGTACCAACAAACCAATGCCCGTCTGTGGCGACAAGGGCAACAATCTGAGACTGTAGTCATCCAACACATCGTGACCGAAGGCACCATTGACGAAGAAATTCTCAAAGCACTAGAAAACAAAGATGCTCAACAATCACGTCTAATTGAAGCTGTTAAAGCACAAGTAGGAGGAATGAATGGATAA
- a CDS encoding DUF6900 domain-containing protein, whose protein sequence is MKTQMEKDLFGIIYKNFGRSDLETRHSDNEDFLDIAVWTLKTALEEAYKAGQQSVK, encoded by the coding sequence ATGAAAACTCAAATGGAAAAAGACTTATTCGGAATTATCTACAAAAACTTCGGACGCTCAGACTTGGAAACAAGACACAGCGATAACGAAGACTTTCTAGACATTGCAGTTTGGACCTTGAAAACCGCTCTTGAGGAGGCTTACAAGGCAGGCCAACAATCAGTAAAATAA
- a CDS encoding type II toxin-antitoxin system RelE/ParE family toxin yields MAFNLLITPEAEGDLDGIYNYILTHFLAPQAAENTMSNIKQAITKIAEVPSLGIDVSERVGRQFSKEHPLKMMIAGNYLVFYVYDNQTVAVLRVLYQKQNWIHLFK; encoded by the coding sequence ATGGCGTTTAATCTATTAATCACACCAGAAGCAGAAGGTGACTTGGATGGGATTTACAACTACATTCTCACTCACTTTCTTGCACCTCAGGCTGCGGAAAACACCATGTCTAACATTAAACAAGCTATCACAAAAATAGCGGAAGTTCCTAGTCTTGGCATTGATGTCTCTGAACGTGTCGGACGTCAATTTTCAAAGGAGCATCCGTTAAAGATGATGATTGCAGGCAACTACCTTGTCTTCTATGTTTATGACAACCAAACCGTCGCCGTTCTGAGAGTCCTCTACCAGAAACAAAATTGGATACACCTTTTCAAATAG
- the relB gene encoding type II toxin-antitoxin system RelB/ParD family antitoxin: MATITKNSQFSFRTNEELLARAKEIVGYENIDMSTLFNNLLVQVVQQGQVPSLLLDEEQSKKERIIDELYSEIQKGYQSYLEGKGKSLDEVFAKYGV, encoded by the coding sequence ATGGCTACCATTACTAAAAATTCTCAATTTAGCTTTAGAACCAACGAAGAACTACTAGCCAGAGCTAAAGAAATTGTTGGTTATGAAAACATAGACATGTCAACCCTCTTTAACAACTTGTTAGTTCAAGTCGTTCAACAAGGGCAAGTGCCATCACTCCTTTTAGATGAGGAACAATCTAAAAAAGAGCGTATCATTGACGAACTTTATAGTGAGATTCAAAAGGGCTACCAAAGTTATCTTGAGGGTAAGGGCAAGTCACTAGACGAGGTGTTCGCAAAATATGGCGTTTAA
- a CDS encoding site-specific DNA-methyltransferase, protein MTTQPKMEIMELSLSDLKPASYNPRKKLKKGDKEYEKIKQSLLKFGYVDPIIVNEDLTVIGGHQRLTVLKDLEYETAKCVIVSLSKEDEKALNIALNNITGQWDDQLLADLLLDLQESDFNLDLTGFEPPEIDDILSNVHDKDLSEDDFDMEEELKKPTVARHGDLWQLGKHRVICGDSTKAETYDQLLGDKKANLVVTDPPYNVDVEETAGKILNDNMSDGDFYQFLYDMFTQVESHMEADASIYVFHADTEGLNFRKAFKDAGFYLSGCYIWKKNSLVLGRSPYQWQHDPCLFGWKQKGKHQWFSDRKQTTIWEYDRPKSSKDHPTMKLIQLLAYPIQNSSMRGTLILDPFLGSGSTLMAADQTGRVCYGIELDEKFVDVIVKRFMESTGNREVTVLRNGETLTYDQALEVMEGYS, encoded by the coding sequence ATGACAACGCAACCCAAGATGGAGATTATGGAACTTTCTCTAAGTGATTTAAAACCAGCCTCTTATAACCCTCGAAAGAAACTGAAGAAGGGTGATAAAGAGTACGAAAAGATTAAACAAAGCCTACTCAAGTTTGGCTATGTTGACCCTATCATTGTCAACGAGGATTTGACAGTCATTGGGGGTCACCAACGCTTGACGGTATTGAAAGACCTCGAGTATGAAACGGCTAAGTGCGTCATTGTCTCTCTGTCTAAGGAAGATGAAAAGGCACTGAATATTGCCCTCAATAATATCACTGGTCAATGGGACGACCAGCTTCTAGCAGACTTGCTTTTGGACTTGCAAGAGTCTGATTTCAACCTTGACCTGACTGGTTTTGAACCCCCAGAGATTGATGACATTCTCTCCAACGTCCACGACAAGGATTTGTCTGAAGACGACTTTGATATGGAAGAAGAGTTAAAGAAACCAACGGTCGCAAGACATGGAGACCTCTGGCAACTTGGAAAGCACCGAGTGATTTGTGGAGACTCAACTAAGGCAGAAACCTACGACCAATTGCTAGGGGATAAGAAAGCCAATCTCGTTGTGACGGACCCGCCTTACAATGTTGATGTGGAAGAGACAGCTGGAAAAATCCTCAATGATAACATGTCTGACGGTGACTTCTATCAATTCCTCTACGACATGTTTACCCAAGTGGAAAGTCACATGGAAGCTGATGCGTCTATTTATGTTTTCCATGCGGATACGGAAGGTCTGAATTTCCGTAAGGCTTTTAAGGACGCTGGTTTTTATTTGAGTGGTTGTTACATTTGGAAGAAGAACTCACTGGTTCTCGGACGTAGTCCCTACCAATGGCAACACGACCCCTGTCTCTTTGGTTGGAAACAAAAGGGAAAACACCAGTGGTTCAGTGACCGTAAGCAGACCACCATTTGGGAATATGACCGTCCTAAGTCAAGTAAAGACCACCCAACCATGAAGCTGATTCAGCTTTTGGCGTATCCTATTCAAAACTCTTCCATGCGAGGAACGTTAATCCTTGATCCCTTTCTTGGTTCAGGCTCAACCCTCATGGCAGCTGACCAAACTGGTCGAGTATGCTACGGCATTGAACTGGATGAAAAGTTTGTGGATGTGATTGTCAAACGCTTCATGGAGTCAACTGGTAATAGGGAAGTGACAGTACTCCGAAACGGTGAGACTTTGACCTATGACCAAGCACTAGAAGTAATGGAGGGATACTCATGA
- a CDS encoding DNA cytosine methyltransferase, whose amino-acid sequence MAGITCFGYYVDEIQTGIDKGQFTDMEVTYITEDTNQLWEEVAPTLSK is encoded by the coding sequence TTGGCAGGGATAACCTGCTTTGGGTACTACGTAGATGAAATCCAGACAGGTATTGATAAAGGTCAGTTCACAGATATGGAAGTGACTTATATCACCGAAGATACCAACCAGCTGTGGGAAGAAGTTGCTCCGACACTATCAAAATAA
- a CDS encoding DUF4314 domain-containing protein has protein sequence MNDKILNRIKSTYPEGTRVRLVQMDDPRPVPVGTLGTVLDVDDIGSLIVYWDNGQSLNVLYGIDSVEKI, from the coding sequence ATGAACGACAAGATTCTAAACCGAATCAAGTCCACCTACCCAGAGGGGACAAGGGTGAGATTAGTCCAGATGGATGACCCTCGCCCAGTTCCAGTAGGGACACTTGGCACGGTTCTTGATGTGGATGACATTGGTTCACTTATTGTCTATTGGGACAATGGGCAGAGCTTAAACGTATTGTACGGTATTGATAGTGTTGAAAAAATCTAA
- a CDS encoding phage terminase small subunit P27 family, whose protein sequence is MAIRGRKPKPTNLKILEGNPGKRPLPTNEVKPKHKAPRCPQWLEDDAKKEWKRMGKILEQMGILTEMDLTAFAGYCQAYARWKEAEEFLSKHGSIIKTPNGYLQQVPQVSISQTNLKIMLKFCEQFVLTPSARNRLATMDAEVGTGDEMEDLLGGIR, encoded by the coding sequence GTGGCAATTAGAGGGCGAAAACCAAAGCCTACCAATTTGAAAATACTTGAAGGAAACCCTGGGAAGAGACCTCTACCGACTAACGAGGTCAAACCCAAACATAAAGCCCCACGTTGCCCACAGTGGCTCGAAGACGATGCTAAGAAGGAATGGAAACGGATGGGTAAAATCCTCGAACAAATGGGCATATTAACGGAGATGGATCTGACAGCCTTCGCAGGCTATTGCCAAGCCTATGCACGTTGGAAGGAAGCAGAGGAGTTTCTCTCTAAGCATGGTTCCATCATCAAGACCCCAAATGGATATCTCCAGCAAGTGCCACAGGTATCCATCAGTCAGACCAACCTGAAAATCATGCTTAAGTTCTGTGAGCAGTTTGTTTTAACACCTTCAGCTCGTAATCGTTTAGCGACCATGGACGCAGAGGTTGGTACTGGTGATGAGATGGAGGATTTGTTAGGAGGTATTCGATGA
- a CDS encoding head maturation protease, ClpP-related, with product MSKFWNFTDEGEVRTLRIEGQIADETWFGDEVTPQLFKNDLLAGTGDITLWINSPGGDVFAAARIYNMLMDYQGDVHVIIDGLAASVASVIAMAGTTVSMSPVSMMMIHNLWTLAQGEAKDMAKVIEMLGEIKESIINAYELRTGLSRTKISHLMDSESWFNAKKAVELGFADKVLFEKEETPEQDHQNSYTFSRVTAAHDLVVKLQASLQPPKPQKTTPINQLEKRLNLLK from the coding sequence ATGAGTAAATTTTGGAATTTTACTGACGAAGGAGAAGTCCGCACCCTTCGGATTGAGGGACAGATTGCGGACGAGACTTGGTTTGGGGATGAAGTCACCCCACAGCTCTTTAAGAATGATTTGTTAGCAGGAACAGGCGACATCACCCTCTGGATTAACAGTCCAGGGGGTGATGTATTTGCGGCCGCTCGAATCTATAACATGCTTATGGATTATCAGGGCGATGTCCATGTCATCATTGATGGTCTAGCTGCGAGTGTTGCCAGTGTCATCGCCATGGCAGGGACAACAGTTTCCATGAGTCCAGTTTCCATGATGATGATTCATAACCTTTGGACGTTGGCGCAAGGTGAAGCTAAAGATATGGCCAAGGTCATTGAGATGCTTGGCGAAATTAAGGAGTCCATTATCAATGCCTATGAGCTTAGAACTGGACTTTCCAGAACCAAGATTTCTCATCTTATGGATTCGGAATCTTGGTTCAATGCCAAGAAAGCTGTGGAGCTTGGTTTTGCGGATAAGGTGCTCTTTGAGAAAGAGGAGACACCTGAGCAGGATCATCAAAATAGCTACACCTTTAGTAGAGTGACTGCTGCTCATGATTTGGTGGTGAAACTGCAAGCGAGCCTTCAACCACCCAAACCACAGAAAACGACCCCCATCAATCAGTTGGAAAAACGATTGAACCTATTGAAATAA
- a CDS encoding phage major capsid protein, with the protein MSKLLELKEKRNAAWAQAKAFLDTVRSEDGLVSDEDSKRYEEMEAKIELYNKEIARLERQEKIDLELAQPNSHALTTQPTVIVDNQKEDEKKGVESDIYTQTFWTSVRKRNFYDVKDVLRVGEDTEGGHLVPDEYEKKLVQGLQEENFFRSLATVIKTSSGERNIPVVTGHGSASWMDENGLYPETDETFGQVTLDSHKIGTAIRISEELLNDSVFDLESYMTSEFARRIGTEEEKSFLVGDGSKKPTGIFTQADVEGPTTATKDITFDDMIELYHSLPAPYRKNAVWILHDTTVKAIRKLKDNNGNYIWQPSTQAGQPDLILNRPYYTSTFAPLPEAGNKAIAFGDFSYYWIAYRQGRTFKRLNELYANNGQIGFLASQRVDGKLVLPEAVKILTIKGKGL; encoded by the coding sequence ATGTCTAAACTACTTGAATTGAAAGAAAAACGTAACGCTGCTTGGGCTCAAGCGAAAGCCTTTCTGGATACTGTTCGCTCTGAAGACGGCTTGGTATCAGATGAAGATTCCAAACGCTATGAGGAAATGGAAGCTAAAATCGAGCTCTACAATAAAGAAATTGCTCGCTTGGAGCGCCAAGAAAAGATTGACCTTGAACTGGCGCAACCGAACTCACATGCTCTAACGACGCAGCCAACAGTCATCGTCGACAACCAAAAAGAAGATGAAAAGAAAGGTGTGGAATCAGACATCTACACCCAGACTTTCTGGACCAGTGTCCGTAAGCGAAACTTCTATGACGTGAAGGATGTTCTTCGTGTCGGTGAAGACACAGAAGGCGGACACCTTGTCCCTGATGAATACGAGAAGAAATTGGTACAAGGGCTTCAGGAAGAAAATTTTTTCCGTAGCTTGGCAACTGTTATCAAAACCTCTAGTGGTGAGCGTAATATTCCAGTTGTTACTGGTCATGGTTCTGCCTCTTGGATGGACGAAAATGGGCTCTATCCAGAGACAGATGAAACCTTTGGCCAAGTAACTCTTGATTCTCATAAGATTGGTACAGCAATCCGTATCTCAGAAGAATTGCTCAATGACTCTGTCTTTGACCTTGAGTCTTACATGACTTCTGAGTTTGCACGTCGTATCGGTACGGAGGAAGAAAAATCATTCTTGGTGGGTGATGGTTCTAAAAAACCAACGGGTATCTTCACGCAAGCAGATGTAGAAGGACCAACGACCGCAACCAAAGACATCACCTTTGATGACATGATTGAGCTTTACCACTCGCTTCCTGCTCCTTATCGTAAGAATGCGGTCTGGATTCTCCATGATACTACGGTTAAGGCTATCCGCAAGCTCAAGGACAATAATGGCAATTACATCTGGCAACCATCAACACAAGCTGGTCAACCTGATTTGATTCTCAACCGTCCTTACTACACGTCAACTTTTGCGCCACTTCCAGAAGCAGGAAACAAAGCTATTGCCTTTGGTGATTTCTCTTACTACTGGATTGCGTACCGTCAAGGGCGTACCTTCAAGCGTCTCAATGAGCTTTATGCAAACAATGGTCAGATTGGTTTTCTTGCCAGCCAACGTGTGGATGGGAAATTGGTTCTTCCCGAAGCAGTGAAAATACTCACCATTAAAGGGAAAGGTCTATGA
- a CDS encoding head-tail adaptor protein translates to MKIAPLREQLVFQEKRLKQDDIGNELAIWDDLFIRWCSCRPLALTESDGSATKLIHNKVQFTLRYDKAVLALNSLTTRIYFRDQYYAIESIDGDTVARSLIYIVATKEGLYD, encoded by the coding sequence ATGAAGATTGCGCCTCTAAGAGAACAGTTGGTCTTTCAAGAAAAGCGACTCAAGCAGGACGACATCGGAAACGAGTTAGCCATTTGGGATGACCTCTTTATACGTTGGTGTTCTTGTCGTCCACTAGCTTTAACTGAAAGTGATGGGAGTGCGACAAAACTGATTCATAACAAGGTGCAGTTTACCTTGCGCTACGATAAGGCTGTTCTTGCTCTTAATTCTTTAACGACTCGAATATACTTTCGTGACCAGTATTATGCTATCGAGTCCATTGATGGCGATACTGTGGCTCGAAGCTTGATTTACATCGTTGCGACCAAGGAGGGGCTTTATGACTAA
- a CDS encoding HK97 gp10 family phage protein, which translates to MTKIGLDDLASVIEKELTTYAKETTDVMREVVEEVTDDAVDTLKVTSPKRRGKYAKGWKSKATTDTNTALTKTIHNRTPGLTHLLEDGHAKQNGGRVEGRKHIAPVEKKAIQSFEVKLRQKL; encoded by the coding sequence ATGACTAAGATTGGACTTGATGATTTAGCTTCTGTCATCGAAAAGGAGCTGACGACTTATGCCAAAGAGACCACAGATGTCATGCGTGAGGTGGTTGAGGAAGTGACAGACGATGCCGTTGATACCTTAAAAGTTACTTCTCCAAAACGACGAGGAAAGTATGCCAAGGGCTGGAAAAGCAAGGCAACCACTGACACCAATACCGCTTTGACGAAAACCATTCACAACCGAACGCCAGGGCTGACGCATCTGCTTGAAGATGGGCATGCTAAACAAAACGGTGGTCGGGTGGAAGGAAGAAAGCACATCGCTCCTGTCGAGAAAAAGGCGATTCAGTCGTTTGAAGTCAAATTGCGACAGAAACTGTGA
- a CDS encoding major tail protein, which produces MAEKNKVTFGLQDVHWAEVTSEGADGALTYGTVERLRGAAELTLEPTGDKGSYKADNINFYTTESNDGYEGTLKVALLSQEFLTRVLGEKLDATTNTISEIANSEKKNFALMFRFEGDKKETLHVLYYCYASHPTVGSKTKSGSDINEVELTFTASPRPLDKIVRRRTTEETNDEIRENWFKSVFEPSA; this is translated from the coding sequence ATGGCAGAAAAAAACAAGGTCACCTTTGGCCTACAAGATGTCCACTGGGCAGAAGTCACCAGTGAGGGAGCTGACGGGGCTTTGACTTATGGCACTGTCGAGCGACTTCGTGGTGCTGCAGAACTAACCCTTGAACCCACTGGAGACAAGGGGTCTTACAAGGCAGACAACATCAACTTTTACACGACTGAGTCTAATGACGGCTATGAGGGAACACTGAAAGTTGCCCTCTTATCACAGGAGTTTCTGACTCGTGTTCTAGGTGAGAAATTGGATGCGACAACTAACACCATTTCAGAGATTGCAAATAGCGAGAAGAAAAACTTTGCACTGATGTTTCGATTTGAAGGGGACAAGAAAGAGACCCTTCATGTGCTTTATTACTGTTATGCGTCACACCCAACTGTAGGCTCTAAAACCAAGTCTGGGTCTGATATCAATGAGGTAGAGTTAACCTTTACGGCAAGTCCGCGCCCACTTGATAAGATTGTTCGCCGCAGAACGACTGAAGAAACCAATGATGAGATTCGTGAGAACTGGTTTAAGTCTGTCTTTGAACCATCTGCTTAA